The Candidatus Deferrimicrobiaceae bacterium genome includes a region encoding these proteins:
- a CDS encoding glycosyltransferase family 39 protein, with translation MRNRTLLLFFLAVGILYFSALGTIPLLEPDEGRYAEIPREMLFSGDFVTPHLNGVVYLEKPPLYYWGTAASLRLFGETEFGARFFTAAVSVAGILLTYWMGAALAGWRTGLYSAIVLSTSLYHYVIGRLHTLDMTLGVLLALSIFPAYLHHSGKSPRKSYLVLSYGAAGLAFLTKGLVGVVFPLAVLVLWLVFSRRHREVAKAVSLPGLALFLAIVLPWILLVQRANPDFLWFFFVHEQFLRYATKIHHHYEPFWFFVPVLVAGFFPWVAFLRRVAVSVRESRGAFLPREDLVFLLSWSLFIFLFFSFSGSKLPTYITAVFPPLAVLFGRGLALWTEREDGAVRCRFPLALSAILSAIILALPSFSRHRMEPAAWAWVCALPVAFLLLWGAMPLFVRRLGAERVVLLSFLLLALFLTAINRPAALYLGNYKSVKNLSGALQGVLRPEDVLAQYGRYTQGLSFYTKRRTVLVNQRGELAFGADRAADRADYFLDDREFQKLWNSPRRVFCLFQRDAMPLIREKFPEHRLLYRSDEGILIVNHL, from the coding sequence GTGAGGAACCGCACGCTCCTTCTCTTTTTTCTCGCCGTGGGCATCCTCTATTTCTCCGCGCTCGGCACCATCCCCCTCCTCGAACCGGACGAAGGCAGGTACGCGGAGATCCCCCGGGAGATGCTCTTCTCCGGGGACTTCGTGACCCCGCATCTCAACGGCGTCGTCTACCTGGAGAAGCCCCCTCTCTACTACTGGGGGACCGCCGCCTCGCTCCGGCTGTTCGGGGAGACCGAGTTCGGGGCGAGGTTCTTCACCGCCGCCGTCTCGGTGGCGGGCATCCTTCTCACCTACTGGATGGGGGCGGCGCTTGCGGGCTGGCGCACCGGGCTCTATTCCGCGATCGTCCTGTCCACGTCCCTCTACCATTATGTGATCGGGCGACTGCACACCCTCGATATGACCCTCGGGGTGCTGCTGGCGCTGTCGATCTTTCCGGCGTACCTCCACCATTCCGGGAAGAGCCCGAGGAAATCGTACCTCGTCCTTTCCTACGGCGCGGCGGGACTGGCGTTTCTCACCAAGGGGCTCGTCGGGGTCGTCTTCCCCCTCGCGGTCCTCGTGCTCTGGCTCGTCTTCTCGCGGCGACACCGGGAGGTCGCGAAGGCCGTCTCCCTCCCGGGACTGGCGCTCTTCCTCGCGATCGTCCTCCCCTGGATCCTCCTCGTGCAGCGGGCGAACCCCGACTTCCTGTGGTTTTTCTTCGTCCACGAGCAGTTCCTCCGGTATGCGACGAAGATCCACCACCACTACGAGCCGTTCTGGTTTTTCGTCCCGGTCCTGGTGGCCGGGTTCTTCCCCTGGGTCGCCTTCCTGCGCCGGGTCGCGGTCTCGGTCCGCGAGTCGCGCGGGGCGTTCCTCCCCCGGGAAGACCTCGTCTTCCTGTTGTCCTGGTCCCTGTTCATTTTTCTCTTCTTCTCCTTCTCCGGCTCCAAGCTCCCGACCTATATCACTGCGGTCTTCCCCCCGCTCGCGGTCCTTTTCGGAAGGGGGCTCGCGTTGTGGACGGAGCGGGAGGACGGGGCGGTCCGGTGCCGTTTCCCCCTGGCCCTCTCGGCGATCCTTTCGGCCATCATCCTCGCGTTGCCCTCCTTCTCCCGCCACCGGATGGAGCCCGCCGCCTGGGCGTGGGTCTGCGCCCTCCCCGTCGCCTTCCTCCTCCTGTGGGGCGCCATGCCGCTTTTCGTGCGCCGTCTGGGCGCGGAACGGGTCGTCCTCCTTTCATTCCTCCTCCTGGCGCTCTTCCTGACCGCGATCAACCGTCCTGCCGCCCTCTACCTGGGGAACTACAAGTCGGTGAAGAATCTCTCCGGCGCGCTTCAGGGGGTTCTCCGCCCGGAGGACGTCCTCGCCCAGTACGGAAGGTATACCCAGGGGCTTTCGTTCTACACGAAGCGGCGGACGGTCCTGGTCAACCAGAGGGGGGAGCTTGCGTTCGGCGCGGATCGCGCGGCGGACCGGGCGGACTA